Part of the Falco biarmicus isolate bFalBia1 chromosome 4, bFalBia1.pri, whole genome shotgun sequence genome, TCGTGGTCCTGGGGTGCTTGCCAAGGCCTTGTCCTGGAGGCACTTGCTGTGCAACCAGAGGCAGTCCCCATCACTGTCAACATGGCCATGAAGCCCTCACTGCAGCCTTGAGGCGCTCCCCATCGCCCTCAGCCTGGCCCTGAGGTGCTCCTCAGCACCCTCTGTGTGGCCCTGAGACACCGGCCACAGCCCCAGGTCACATGTCATGGTGGAGGCACTCACCATGGCCCTGTGGTGTGTGCCGTGGCCCTCACTGTGGCCTCTGTCATGGTCCCAATGTGCGCACCATGACCCTGACCCTCTCCGTGGCCCTGGTGGTAGCTGGCTGGGGGCCCCTGGGTGCCTGTGGTTGGAGAGGACCAGGGGCCCTTGCCATCACCCCGTGCTGCCGCCACCCACCGCtgccctttccttttctcccctcccaggTGCTCTCGAGCTGGGGCGAGGGGATGAGGTGCCCCCGTGCCGCGTGGTGTGCCGAAGCGGCTCTTTAGATCCTCCCCGGCCCAAGCCTCCCCTGCCATGGATGCCTCGGGGGCTCTTGCTTCGGCTCCCTCCTCTGCGGCTCCCTCGGGCTCCCGCAGCCCCATGTTCCCCCCAGGAGCTGACAGAGAGGAGTGGGGACCGAGGTTCAATTGTGCCCCTTCCACCTCTGCCGCAGCCTCGCAGGCGATGCCAGCATCTGGCCGGAAGAGGAAGGCCAACTTCTCCAATGACGAGACTGAGACGTTGGTCTGGAATGTGGTCCGGCATTTCAGCGCCCTGTATGGGTCTGAAGCCCTGCGGGCTCACCCCGTGCGGCGGAAGCAGCTCTGGACCCAAATCCAAAGCCGCGTCAACTTCCTGGGCTACACCGAACGCTCCATCGACGACCTCAAGCACAAGTGGCGTGACCTGCGGCTGGACGTCAAGAAGAAGATCACTTCCAAGAAGCACCTGCCCATGAACCGTGCCGGTGGGCCGCTCCACAAGCCACGCCTGACGCCCCTGGAGAAGATGGTGGCTTCCACCTTCTTACAGGCCAGCCACGACTCAGAGCCTGAAATCATCTTGGACCCAGGTCAGTTGTGGTAGTTCTCTGGGGAGAAAAGAGTTGGAGTAGTGGAGTCCCATGCTGTGCCCTACCTGCGCTCTCTGAGTGATGTCCAGCCTCGTAACATCACCAGGCCGTGGTCCTCCCGAGCTCCAGGGTCTGTCGAGTGTTTGTGTTCTGTGCTAGCCAGCGCGGCATGGATCGTGGAAGGAAGTTTTCGGGTTTCGTGTCGTATGTGGTTTGTGCCGGGATTACAGCATCCAGCAGGGCTGTGGTCCCATTGTGTCTGGGTAGCTAACCACCAGGGTTGGAAACAGCATGCATTGGAATTAAAAATCCACTGTGGAAATAACCTGGGGTCAACAGGAACACCTCAGACTTTGTCGGATCAGgtcttctctggttttgtttttcctctttaatttgATACAGTGCCTGGCCTTGCTGGATACTGTCTAAAGGCAGCTGTTAAAAGATGGGATGGGATTTTACTTCCCCTGTTCTTTTCAGGGTTGGCATCCCCCCATGGGTAGCTGAGGCCAGAGGGAgcgggagcaggagcaggagcagctgcttcGGAGCAAAGTCACAGCAACCTCCTGCAGCGTCTCGCAGCTTGGTGCTGTGTGTGGCCAGGGGTGCCAGAGGGTCCCTGGGTGGGCTATGCCTTCTTGATGGGGCTGTGCCTTTGACTCCTCTGTTGCTTGCACAGCAAACCTGTGTCTTGGCCTACCGCTGAGCACGGAGCCCTGTCGCTGGTCCTGCTCTTGGCTAATGCCTTTAGTTCAAATGCCCGAGAGTTGCTTGAGGGGAGAGGATGTTGGTGGAAGACCCAACATTGGTCTTGTGGTAGCACTGAGCTGGGCCCACAGGTACACCCCAGCTGGGCTTTGTTGCTGCCCAGGAGGCATGTACCCACCCTGGCCTTTCATTTGCGCAAAAGGAATATGTGTGACTTCTTTGCGTTCCTAGGGGATGCCAGGGTTAGTTgttcctgcttcttcccctgGTCTTTGATTTCAGCGTGGCCTGTCAGGTTTCACTGGAGATGGGTGGGCGGCATGGGTGTCTCTGAACCAGACACCCgccttgctgcagagcagaagatCTCTGGGCTGAAGGAAGAAGTCCTGTGGGACGTTACAGGATGTTGACCCTCACAGGGCTGGGCAAGTTCAGGATGGTCCTGGGGGAGATGAGGGTGAGCGGTTGGGCCTCCCAGGAGGAGCATCTGTGCCTTGGTGCAATCATGTCCTCTGCAGGTTCCCGTGGGACCCTTCTCCTTGGGAGCCCTATCTGCCCTTCTGCGGGGACATGTGAACTGCCAGTGCCGTCATCGCAGTGGCTGAGGCTGGATTCTCTCTGTCCCACAGATCTGTTCTTCCCCGGTGCGACCAAGCAGTCCTTCATGCACCTGCAGCCTGGCGTCAGCCACCCCAGCATCTACATCGACACCAACGGGCAGCCCTCATCCCTGCCAGATGTGGAGGGCTCTGCTGTGCCCCGGCTGGCAGTGCAGAGCCCTGACCCCTCCATCATCTGCGAGTACAGCCGAGGAGAAGGGCAGAGCAGTTCGGGTGAGGctgtgggacaggctgcggcAGGGCTTCAGGCAGTGGAGGGAGGGCGCGGGGTCTGGCTGGAGACCCCCTGGGAGCGTGGCAGATGGTAaaaggttgtggtggtggtttgcaCCGTGAACCTGGTCCTGGTGTGGCAGAGTGCTTCTGGTGGGGCTGGATGCCGCTCTCGGCATGGCACTGGGGGTGGCGCTGCGGGGGACACCCCGACAGGAGACACTTCCCTGTGCCTGCCCAGTCTGTGTGATTATCTCCTGGCCTGTGAGTCCCGAAGGGCTGTGGATGCATAACGGGAACCTGGAGCACAGTTCCGTAACCACTGAGGGTTGTTCAGTGGCAGGAGAAGGCGGCAGATCCCAGGGAAGGCAAAGGCCATGGCCATCCCTGTGTTAGTGGGGACCTGGGGAGCTCGTTGTGGTGGGACAGGGGTTGTGCGAGGCAGGCAGGGGCGAGGGCTGCACGGCTGGGGCACGTTGGCCTGCTGTGTCCATCAGGGACGTGCATGACGGGGGCAGTCCATGTGttggggaggggcagggggacagaGCGGTGGCTGGGGCTCACCTGAGGGCTTCTCTTCTGTTCCAGCCGAGTCGGGACCAGAGCTGCGGACTCCAGACGTGTCAGCCATTTCCCCGTCCCTGCGAAACGAGTCCCTCGTCTCCTACGCCTCCATGTCAGAGGAGGAGGAACGGGAAGGCCGGGAGGTGGAGAGGGGCCACGGCGGGGCCGTAGGGATGCAGCCCGGGCCTGAAGCCCCCATGACTGCGGAGGAAGACATGAAACTGTCCCGCCAGGCCATGCTGATCCGCAGGTGCAGCTCCCAGGGCTCCGTCACCTCCCTGCCTGAGGACCCTCTCAACCCTGTGGACGCTCACTCGGACTGGGGCCACGAAGGGGTGTCCGACCTTCCCCCCCTGGGCCGCGGGCTCGACTCCTCGCACCCCGAGGAGCAGGCGGGGGGCCCCGGCCCGGATATGGGCGCTTTGCCTAGGGTACTGATGGGGCCCACCTGGGAGAAGCCAACTGCAGAGGAGGAGCCCCCGGCCCGCTCCCCGCTGCACGGCGCCCTGACCGAGGAGTCGCTGCCCTCCTCCGCCTCTCCCCCAGGGGACgccccagctgcccctggcCCGCCCCGCGGCCTGGGCTGCTCCCGCCTGCGGGAGGACCGCCAGGAGAGCTGGAGGACTAACATCCATCACCTGCTCGACCTGGAGGAGCAGTGGGACCAGCTGTACCATCAGGAGCTGGCCATGTGGCAGGAGGAGCGGGCCACCCAGCGCGAGGAGAGGGCCCGTGACCGCGAGCTCCAGTTCCGCCTGCTGGGCGTCCTGACGGACATCCGCGACGAGCTGCGCTACCTGCGTCAGGAGAGGGCCAGCGCCCGGCAGAGCCAGGCGCCACCGGCCGAGCCCCGGCCAGACCCCAGCCCGCTCCTTGAGCAGCCCAAAGCCGAGCCCGGCTTCCCCGAGCCGCAGGCCGGAAGCGCCAGCTGGGGAGAGACCGCCGTGCCCAGCCGAAGCCCCTTCGGCaaccggggccggggccggcgtCGGGGCCGGCCGCGCGGCTCTGCCTCCAGACACAGACGGCTCTTCCTCACCAACAGCTAGGGACGGGCAGGGACGCTGTCCCACGAAGGACATGGTGTGCCTGCGGCCCTCCCGGCGCCTGCACGCAGGGCTCCGGCCACACCGTGCGTGCCTGGCCACGGACAGAGGGGCGTGCACGTGGGGGAGCGGCGTGCGGGGGTGTGCGTGGGAGCCGCCTGGGTTGTGGGAGGCATGCATAAGCATGCGGCCGCCGGCAAGGTTGGCACCTGCCCCCCGGCACGGCCAGGCCCCCACGAGCATGGGGAAGGTACAAAGGGGCACGAGTGGCTGGCGCTGGGAGCGCGCTGGGCACAtgcctggggagggaggtggcgATACACACGTGTGTAAGTCGTGCAGGTGCCCAGGAGGCCTGCCTGCACCCGTGGCCGCgcctctgctgctgtgggcagcctggggcagggccCACGAGCGTGGCTGGCCGGGTGCGTGTGAGCAAGCGGGGCGCTGGCACACAG contains:
- the LOC130147196 gene encoding uncharacterized protein LOC130147196 isoform X1; amino-acid sequence: MDASGALASAPSSAAPSGSRSPMFPPGADREEWGPRFNCAPSTSAAASQAMPASGRKRKANFSNDETETLVWNVVRHFSALYGSEALRAHPVRRKQLWTQIQSRVNFLGYTERSIDDLKHKWRDLRLDVKKKITSKKHLPMNRAGGPLHKPRLTPLEKMVASTFLQASHDSEPEIILDPDLFFPGATKQSFMHLQPGVSHPSIYIDTNGQPSSLPDVEGSAVPRLAVQSPDPSIICEYSRGEGQSSSAESGPELRTPDVSAISPSLRNESLVSYASMSEEEEREGREVERGHGGAVGMQPGPEAPMTAEEDMKLSRQAMLIRRCSSQGSVTSLPEDPLNPVDAHSDWGHEGVSDLPPLGRGLDSSHPEEQAGGPGPDMGALPRVLMGPTWEKPTAEEEPPARSPLHGALTEESLPSSASPPGDAPAAPGPPRGLGCSRLREDRQESWRTNIHHLLDLEEQWDQLYHQELAMWQEERATQREERARDRELQFRLLGVLTDIRDELRYLRQERASARQSQAPPAEPRPDPSPLLEQPKAEPGFPEPQAGSASWGETAVPSRSPFGNRGRGRRRGRPRGSASRHRRLFLTNS
- the LOC130147196 gene encoding uncharacterized protein LOC130147196 isoform X2, which produces MPASGRKRKANFSNDETETLVWNVVRHFSALYGSEALRAHPVRRKQLWTQIQSRVNFLGYTERSIDDLKHKWRDLRLDVKKKITSKKHLPMNRAGGPLHKPRLTPLEKMVASTFLQASHDSEPEIILDPDLFFPGATKQSFMHLQPGVSHPSIYIDTNGQPSSLPDVEGSAVPRLAVQSPDPSIICEYSRGEGQSSSAESGPELRTPDVSAISPSLRNESLVSYASMSEEEEREGREVERGHGGAVGMQPGPEAPMTAEEDMKLSRQAMLIRRCSSQGSVTSLPEDPLNPVDAHSDWGHEGVSDLPPLGRGLDSSHPEEQAGGPGPDMGALPRVLMGPTWEKPTAEEEPPARSPLHGALTEESLPSSASPPGDAPAAPGPPRGLGCSRLREDRQESWRTNIHHLLDLEEQWDQLYHQELAMWQEERATQREERARDRELQFRLLGVLTDIRDELRYLRQERASARQSQAPPAEPRPDPSPLLEQPKAEPGFPEPQAGSASWGETAVPSRSPFGNRGRGRRRGRPRGSASRHRRLFLTNS